CAACCGGATTAACAGACACCGCCTTAACGGAAACCAAAAGATCGCGCCCCCCTACCGTGGGCATGGGCCGTTCCACGTCAATAAACGCCTTCGGATCATCAACGGGAAGATAATGTGTAAGCGCAACAGCTTTCATAGGGGAAACCTCCAGGTCTCTGGGGTTGGTCAAAGGTTCCGGGTCATCTCATCGAGTCTGAATTCCTCTACAACACTCTCGGTGGCCTGCCGGTATGCGACCAGATGCGGAGCCTTCATATGCGCCTGCCACAATTCGCGCGATTCCCATATTTCATAAAACATAAAATGGGCTGGATCATTGTTGTTCCGGTGTAAATCATACTGAATGCACCCTTTTTCAGCACGTGTAATCGGAACCAGCTTCTCAAGCTCAGCCTTGACCAGCTGAATCCGGTCGGGTTTCGCCCGAATGTTAGCTCCAATAATCAGTTTGGTCATG
Above is a genomic segment from Elusimicrobiota bacterium containing:
- a CDS encoding antibiotic biosynthesis monooxygenase, which encodes MTKLIIGANIRAKPDRIQLVKAELEKLVPITRAEKGCIQYDLHRNNNDPAHFMFYEIWESRELWQAHMKAPHLVAYRQATESVVEEFRLDEMTRNL